The Vicia villosa cultivar HV-30 ecotype Madison, WI linkage group LG1, Vvil1.0, whole genome shotgun sequence genome includes a region encoding these proteins:
- the LOC131643841 gene encoding nudix hydrolase 26, chloroplastic-like, producing the protein MALCRFAYSPVNHIHFPKYPPKHIKFPSLPLSALSFSVTSTMEAPPEGYRRNVGICLFNNNKKVFAASRLDIPNSWQMPQGGIDEGEDPRNAAIRELREETGVSSAEVIAEAPFWFTYDFPPKVRERLNIQWGTDWKGQAQKWFLFKFTGQDQEINLLGDGTEKPEFGEWSWISAEQVIDLAVDFKKPVYREVLAAFAPHLQ; encoded by the exons ATGGCTTTATGCCGATTCGCTTATTCTCCTGTCAACCATATTCATTTCCCGAAATACCCTCCCAAACACATCAAATTCCCCTCCCTGCCACTTTCTGCACTCTCCTTTTCTGTGACATCAACAATGGAAGCTCCTCCTGAAGGCTACCGCAGAAACGTTGGAATCTGTCTCTTCAATAACAACAAAAAg GTTTTCGCGGCTTCAAGGCTGGATATTCCCAATTCATGGCAAATGCCCCAG GGTGGTATTGATGAAGGTGAGGATCCGAGAAATGCTGCTATTAGGGAATTAAGAGAAGAAACTGGAGTTAGTTCAGCAGAAGTAATTGCAGAg GCACCTTTTTGGTTTACTTATGACTTCCCACCAAAAGTGAGGGAGAGATTAAATATTCAGTGGGGAACTGATTGGAAGGGGCAGGCacaaaaatg GTTTCTTTTTAAGTTCACTGGGCAAGATCAAGAAATCAATCTCTTGGGTGATGGTACTGAGAAACCTGAGTTTGGGGAATGGTCTTGGATATCAGCAGAACAAGTAATTGATCTT GCAGTGGATTTCAAGAAGCCTGTCTACAGGGAAGTGCTTGCTGCATTTGCTCCACATCTCCAGTAA
- the LOC131643840 gene encoding uncharacterized protein LOC131643840, which yields MNPAESNHHHVPPNPTPQPLLSKFKKFTFQTLPLLILLTAIALAFTKSNYFKLHYFKYSLKSQTLFSPPKPLSTPSHCVLWMAPFLSPGGYSSESWSYILSLHTHIKMRSFRLAIQHHGDLESMEFWEGLPQDMKSLAIELYQTKCNMNETIVICHSEPGAWYPPLFQTLPCPPSVYRDFKSVIGRTMFETDRVNDEHVERINKMDYVWVPTEFHKSTFVESGVVPSKVVKIVQPIDVKFFDPVKYEPLDLGSTVERVLGSGGSEGFVFLSIFKWEYRKGWDVLLNSYLQEFSGDDSVALYLLTNPYHTDSDFGNKILDFVESSDFEEPDSGWASVYVIDTHIAQSDLPRVYKAADAFVLPSRGEGWGRPLVEAMSMSLPVIATNWSGPTEFLTEDNSYPLPVDRMSEVMEGPFKGHLWAEPSEHKLRFLMRQVVDNPDEAKAIGRKAREDMIRQFSPEIVAEIVADHLQNILGR from the coding sequence ATGAATCCCGCCGAATCAAACCACCACCATGTTCCCCCCAATCCAACCCCCCAACCCTTactatcaaaattcaaaaaattcacaTTCCAAACCCTCCCCTTATTGATTCTACTCACAGCAATCGCATTAGCTTTCACAAAATCAAATTACTTTAAACTTCATTACTTCAAATACTCCCTCAAATCACAAACCCTATTTTCACCCCCAAAACCACTTTCTACACCCTCCCATTGTGTCCTATGGATGGCCCCTTTTCTTTCACCTGGTGGGTATAGCTCAGAAAGTTGGTCTTACATTTTATCTCTTCATACTCACATAAAAATGCGTTCTTTTAGGTTAGCAATTCAGCACCATGGTGATCTTGAATCTATGGAATTTTGGGAGGGTTTGCCACAGGATATGAAGAGTTTGGCTATTGAGTTGTACCAAACAAAGTGTAATATGAATGAGACTATTGTGATTTGTCATAGTGAGCCTGGTGCTTGGTATCCACCTTTGTTTCAAACATTGCCGTGTCCGCCGTCGGTTTACCGTGATTTTAAGTCTGTGATTGGGAGGACTATGTTTGAGACTGATAGAGTGAATGATGAACATGTCGAGCGTATTAATAAAATGGATTATGTTTGGGTTCCTACAGAGTTTCATAAGTCTACATTTGTTGAAAGTGGGGTTGTTCCTTCCAAGGTGGTGAAGATTGTTCAACCTATTGATGTGAAGTTCTTTGATCCGGTTAAGTACGAGCCGTTGGATCTTGGTTCTACGGTGGAACGGGTTTTAGGTTCTGGAGGGAGTGAGGGTTTTGTGTTTCTGAGTATCTTTAAGTGGGAGTATAGGAAAGGGTGGGATGTGTTGTTGAATTCATATTTGCAGGAGTTTTCGGGAGATGATAGCGTTGCTTTATACTTGTTAACGAATCCTTATCATACCGACAGTGATTTTGGGAACAAAATATTGGATTttgttgaaagttctgattttgaagAACCAGATAGTGGTTGGGCTTCGGTCTATGTTATTGATACACACATTGCACAAAGTGACTTGCCAAGGGTTTACAAGGCAGCGGATGCTTTCGTGCTTCCTTCAAGAGGGGAAGGATGGGGAAGACCTCTGGTGGAAGCCATGTCAATGTCGTTGCCGGTGATTGCTACGAATTGGTCGGGACCGACTGAATTTTTGACAGAGGATAATAGCTATCCACTGCCAGTAGATAGAATGAGTGAAGTAATGGAAGGTCCATTCAAGGGACATCTTTGGGCTGAACCTTCTGAACATAAACTCCGGTTTCTTATGAGGCAGGTGGTGGATAACCCGGATGAGGCTAAAGCCATAGGTAGAAAGGCAAGGGAGGACATGATAAGACAGTTCTCGCCTGAGATTGTGGCAGAAATTGTTGCAGACCACTTACAAAACATATTAGGGAGGTAA